The following are encoded together in the Gilvimarinus sp. DA14 genome:
- a CDS encoding exodeoxyribonuclease V subunit beta, translating to MSQLQPVDSSARAQALNPEQSFAVSAPAGSGKTGLLTHRVLKLLLNVEAPEQVLAITFTNKAASEMRERIITALEHAAHCPEPEAGHEKALWQTASALLAHDRKHNWQLLKNPSRLRVLTIDGLCRAITAQLPFHSGLGELPDTLEDPQAVYREAAYRLLQAAGDDTPHGQALIQLCRHLDNRLEALADLFVDLLSKREQWLSLILSASDAEARDYFEAVLGSIIREHLSQIRSHLQPVASDLCLLLDRAGTFLREQQPDNPFAAFAGITELPAPEPEQIENWNLLASFLLTNTGSFRKSLNVKQGVPAGAAGKESKVLYGEITALLQTENSQVATTLDEIRSLPSIGYSDSEWDILQCLTRSLPRLAAELWLCFAERGATDFTEITLAALQALGEDDAPSEIALKLDYQIRHILVDEFQDTSQPQLQLLEKLTAGWEPGDGRTLFIVGDGMQSCYGFRNANVGLFLQARASGIGSVDLTPLDLEVNFRSRATVVDWVNSTFQQAFPTRDDISRGAVSYSPSQAFKPASEHSDVQLLVCAYDEQQEQTIDDARASEANAIVEIIREALAQKPDDTIAVLGRNRGHLSLIIETLNREGIAFQAQDMDSLASRMVIADLFSLTRALLRPEDRTAWLAVLRAPWTGLDLHDLSALVGNSDSENPLSEYRGFDFVWARLFNPKALSDLSTAGQKRCERLAEVFQQAFAHRQRKSLRTWVYGIWCALGAPAALLAEDDHTVACQFFDLLDKYEKAGTLEDWDGFSRAIESLYAASNNADARVQVMTMHKSKGLEFDTVIIPGLDRRSRGDDKSLLLWRERLSAIGEPQLLLGPLAPEGQNQGPIYNYLRAEQKKQSAFEAIRLLYVGCTRAISNLYLTACIKQDPEQSADALRPAGQLSSLWPYLYQQAKFLATKPTAKSSSQASMAQPLRRLPDAWRPPEAMDNPRLAMLRGKEFADDDDNLPDAETTEARLARLTGTVIHRVFEALASGKLPPDTESYISSQQPLWRSQLMTIGVAPQQHAAAIARIKQCVSNALNSNRGRWILDCGHQDAAVEACYISPAPGSSKGYRRHVIDRTFIHQGERWIIDYKTTEILADETEQALVARLREQYSAQLQRYAGLFADHIYPIKLAIYCPLLSAPLDFLEF from the coding sequence ATGAGTCAGCTGCAACCTGTCGACAGCTCAGCGCGCGCGCAGGCCTTAAACCCAGAGCAATCTTTTGCCGTTAGTGCTCCGGCGGGCTCGGGCAAGACCGGGCTACTGACCCACCGCGTGCTTAAACTATTGCTTAACGTGGAAGCGCCCGAACAGGTATTGGCGATCACTTTCACCAATAAAGCCGCCAGTGAAATGCGCGAGCGTATTATCACTGCCTTGGAACATGCCGCCCACTGCCCAGAGCCAGAGGCTGGACACGAAAAAGCGCTGTGGCAGACGGCCTCCGCGCTGCTCGCCCACGACCGTAAACACAACTGGCAGCTGCTGAAGAATCCCAGCCGCCTGCGGGTTTTAACTATCGATGGATTATGCCGCGCCATTACGGCGCAACTGCCTTTTCACAGCGGCCTGGGGGAACTCCCAGACACCTTAGAAGATCCCCAAGCGGTGTATCGCGAGGCCGCCTACCGGCTGCTGCAAGCTGCAGGCGATGACACACCTCACGGTCAGGCTTTGATTCAGCTATGCCGCCATTTGGATAACCGCCTGGAAGCTCTGGCAGATTTGTTTGTGGACTTACTCAGCAAACGCGAACAGTGGTTAAGCCTGATTTTATCGGCATCGGACGCCGAAGCGCGGGATTATTTTGAAGCCGTGCTGGGCTCGATTATCCGCGAGCATTTAAGCCAGATTCGCTCCCACCTGCAGCCAGTTGCCAGTGATTTATGTCTGCTGTTAGACAGAGCCGGTACATTCTTGCGCGAACAGCAGCCCGACAACCCCTTTGCCGCATTTGCCGGTATAACCGAATTGCCCGCTCCCGAGCCTGAGCAGATAGAAAACTGGAACTTGCTGGCGAGCTTTTTACTGACCAATACCGGCAGCTTTCGCAAAAGCTTAAACGTAAAACAAGGCGTCCCCGCTGGAGCAGCCGGCAAAGAGAGCAAAGTACTCTACGGTGAAATAACAGCATTACTGCAAACCGAGAATTCGCAAGTCGCAACCACCCTTGATGAAATTCGTTCACTACCCAGCATCGGCTACAGTGACAGTGAGTGGGATATTTTGCAGTGCTTAACCCGCAGCTTGCCCCGCCTTGCCGCTGAGCTGTGGCTATGTTTTGCCGAACGCGGTGCCACCGACTTTACCGAAATCACCCTTGCCGCCCTGCAAGCGCTGGGCGAAGACGATGCCCCGAGCGAGATTGCGCTAAAGCTGGACTATCAAATCCGTCATATACTGGTCGATGAGTTTCAAGATACCTCACAACCTCAACTGCAACTGCTGGAAAAACTTACCGCGGGCTGGGAGCCCGGCGATGGCCGGACGTTGTTTATCGTTGGCGATGGCATGCAGTCCTGTTATGGCTTTCGTAACGCCAATGTAGGCCTGTTTTTACAGGCCCGAGCCAGCGGCATTGGCTCGGTGGACCTGACCCCGCTAGACTTGGAGGTGAATTTCCGCTCCCGCGCTACCGTTGTGGACTGGGTAAACAGCACCTTTCAACAGGCCTTTCCAACGCGGGACGATATATCTCGCGGCGCTGTCAGCTACAGCCCTTCGCAGGCCTTTAAACCGGCATCAGAGCACAGCGATGTACAGTTACTTGTTTGCGCCTACGACGAGCAACAAGAGCAAACTATTGATGACGCCCGCGCCAGCGAGGCGAATGCTATTGTCGAGATTATTAGAGAGGCGCTTGCGCAAAAACCCGACGACACAATTGCTGTGCTGGGACGAAACCGCGGCCACTTGAGCCTTATTATCGAAACCTTAAACCGCGAAGGTATCGCCTTTCAGGCGCAAGACATGGATTCGCTGGCAAGCCGCATGGTGATTGCTGACCTCTTCAGCCTGACCCGCGCCCTACTGCGCCCAGAGGACCGCACTGCCTGGCTCGCGGTACTGCGCGCCCCATGGACCGGGCTGGATTTACACGATCTGAGCGCACTGGTAGGCAACAGCGATTCCGAAAACCCCCTCAGCGAATATCGCGGTTTTGATTTTGTTTGGGCAAGGCTCTTCAACCCGAAAGCACTATCCGATCTCAGCACTGCAGGCCAAAAGCGCTGCGAGCGCCTTGCCGAGGTTTTTCAACAAGCGTTTGCGCACCGGCAGCGCAAGAGCCTGCGCACCTGGGTTTACGGTATTTGGTGTGCACTCGGCGCCCCGGCGGCCCTGTTAGCCGAGGACGACCACACGGTCGCCTGCCAATTTTTTGATCTGCTGGATAAATACGAAAAAGCCGGCACTCTGGAAGACTGGGACGGGTTTAGCCGCGCGATTGAATCTCTGTATGCCGCCTCTAACAATGCCGATGCCCGAGTGCAGGTGATGACCATGCACAAATCTAAGGGTCTGGAATTCGACACGGTGATAATTCCCGGCCTCGATCGGCGCTCGCGTGGCGATGATAAATCTCTCTTATTGTGGCGCGAAAGGCTCTCTGCTATCGGTGAGCCGCAACTGCTGCTGGGGCCGCTCGCGCCCGAAGGACAGAACCAAGGGCCAATTTATAATTACCTGCGCGCCGAGCAGAAAAAGCAATCCGCGTTTGAGGCGATCCGCCTGCTTTACGTGGGCTGTACTCGCGCCATCAGCAACCTCTACCTGACCGCCTGCATCAAGCAGGACCCTGAGCAATCAGCGGATGCCTTGCGCCCCGCCGGTCAGCTGAGCTCACTCTGGCCGTACTTGTATCAACAGGCGAAATTTTTAGCGACTAAACCAACGGCCAAATCATCCAGCCAAGCGTCTATGGCACAACCATTAAGGCGCCTCCCCGACGCTTGGCGCCCCCCCGAAGCCATGGATAACCCGCGCCTGGCGATGCTAAGAGGCAAAGAGTTTGCCGACGACGATGACAACTTACCCGACGCGGAAACTACTGAAGCTCGTCTGGCAAGGCTCACCGGCACAGTCATCCATCGGGTTTTTGAAGCCCTCGCCAGTGGCAAATTACCACCGGATACGGAGAGCTACATCAGCTCACAGCAGCCGCTGTGGCGCAGCCAGTTAATGACCATCGGTGTTGCGCCGCAGCAACATGCCGCTGCAATCGCAAGAATAAAACAGTGTGTTAGCAATGCGCTTAATTCTAATCGGGGTCGCTGGATCCTCGACTGCGGTCATCAAGACGCTGCGGTGGAGGCCTGCTATATCAGCCCGGCACCCGGCTCCAGCAAGGGGTACCGGCGCCACGTAATTGATCGCACTTTTATCCACCAAGGTGAGCGTTGGATTATTGATTACAAAACCACAGAAATACTTGCAGACGAGACTGAGCAGGCGCTGGTCGCGCGCCTGCGCGAGCAATACAGTGCGCAACTGCAGCGCTACGCAGGCTTATTTGCCGACCATATCTACCCGATAAAACTCGCGATCTATTGCCCGCTGTTATCGGCACCGCTGGACTTTCTGGAGTTTTAA
- a CDS encoding 3-deoxy-7-phosphoheptulonate synthase, with amino-acid sequence MSHDTQDAAVDDINVVSQELLISPAELKRELPLSDSARKVITEGRATIRNILDRKDPRIFVVIGPCSIHDVEAAKDYAARLKKLAEEVSDTIYVVMRVYFEKPRTTVGWKGLINDPYLNDSFKIQEGLHIGRKLLLDIAELGLPTATEALDPISPQYLQDLISWSAIGARTTESQTHREMASGLSSAVGFKNGTDGSLTVAINALQSVSKPHRFLGINSDGQVSIIHTRGNGYGHVVLRGGNGKPNYDSVSVAMCEDELEKAKVLPNIMVDCSHANSNKDHNLQPLVMDNVANQIMEGNKSIIGLMVESNIGAGNQKIPDDLSQLEYGVSVTDACIDWSATEKALRSMREKIKPMLEKRYP; translated from the coding sequence ATGTCACACGATACTCAAGATGCAGCGGTAGACGACATCAACGTCGTTTCACAAGAGCTGCTCATATCTCCGGCAGAGCTAAAACGCGAACTGCCGCTGAGCGATAGCGCGCGCAAGGTTATTACCGAAGGCCGCGCTACCATTCGCAATATTCTCGATCGCAAAGATCCCCGTATTTTTGTTGTGATAGGCCCCTGCTCTATTCACGACGTCGAGGCGGCCAAGGATTATGCTGCCCGACTGAAAAAGCTGGCGGAAGAAGTCAGCGACACCATCTATGTTGTAATGCGCGTTTATTTTGAAAAACCCCGTACCACCGTGGGTTGGAAAGGCCTGATTAACGACCCTTATCTGAATGACTCATTCAAAATTCAGGAAGGGCTGCACATTGGCCGTAAACTCCTGCTGGACATTGCCGAATTGGGCTTACCCACTGCCACCGAGGCATTGGACCCGATTTCGCCGCAGTACTTGCAAGATTTGATCAGCTGGTCAGCCATTGGTGCGCGTACCACTGAATCGCAAACGCACCGCGAGATGGCGAGCGGCCTGTCCTCTGCGGTGGGTTTTAAAAATGGCACTGACGGTAGCTTGACCGTGGCCATCAATGCCCTGCAATCGGTCTCTAAGCCACATCGTTTTCTGGGTATTAACTCTGACGGTCAGGTGTCGATTATCCATACCCGCGGCAATGGCTACGGCCATGTGGTTCTGCGCGGCGGCAACGGCAAACCCAACTACGACTCTGTCAGCGTTGCCATGTGTGAAGACGAGCTGGAAAAGGCGAAAGTGCTGCCCAATATCATGGTGGACTGCAGCCACGCCAACTCCAACAAAGACCACAACCTGCAGCCGCTGGTAATGGATAACGTTGCCAACCAGATTATGGAAGGCAATAAATCCATTATCGGCCTGATGGTGGAGAGCAACATTGGTGCTGGTAATCAGAAAATTCCGGACGATTTAAGTCAGCTGGAATACGGTGTCTCGGTTACCGATGCCTGTATTGATTGGAGCGCTACCGAAAAAGCGCTGCGCTCAATGCGCGAGAAAATCAAACCCATGTTGGAAAAACGCTACCCCTAG
- a CDS encoding YdiY family protein has product MLKTLALGLLLGPATALAQTGTESSGSAWPAPPERLAGWDWLQLDSGEWVKGEIIGLYDNTLTFDSDHFDEMTLDWDDDVTRVLSARSMSVRLSTGETVYGPVVIDEEFLNFSSPVQAQYPRSSIIAMTVKGDRELDLWRTELGFSGTLKGGNVDEKGYSLDFEVARRTALSRLSIDYRGSFDETSGVQTQESHRANGRFDRFIGTSLYWTPAYIEYFRDRFQNIDTRVTYGVFIGYYIADNKTFTWSVSGGPGYQYQEFTTAPVGQDLTQETPAFLAESNLKWDITDDITYELTYQPQFTNEETGRYKHYLESGLKLDVTDKLAVDFTYTWDRTEKPQVDEDGLLPEKDDYTMSVGVTWNY; this is encoded by the coding sequence GTGTTAAAAACTCTTGCGCTGGGTTTGTTACTCGGCCCGGCCACTGCCTTGGCCCAGACGGGCACGGAGTCGTCCGGCTCCGCATGGCCCGCCCCCCCCGAAAGATTGGCCGGTTGGGATTGGCTGCAATTGGACTCCGGCGAGTGGGTCAAAGGTGAAATTATCGGCCTCTACGATAATACGCTCACCTTTGATTCCGATCACTTCGATGAGATGACTCTCGACTGGGATGATGACGTCACTCGGGTATTGTCTGCCCGCAGCATGAGCGTCAGGCTCAGTACAGGCGAGACTGTTTACGGTCCCGTGGTTATCGATGAAGAGTTCCTTAATTTCTCCTCTCCAGTGCAGGCTCAATATCCTCGCTCCTCCATCATAGCTATGACGGTAAAAGGCGATCGGGAGCTGGATCTTTGGCGAACGGAGCTCGGCTTTAGTGGCACTTTGAAAGGAGGAAATGTCGACGAGAAAGGCTACAGCCTTGATTTTGAAGTGGCCCGGCGTACTGCCTTATCCCGCTTGAGCATTGATTATCGTGGCAGCTTCGACGAAACCAGCGGCGTGCAAACACAGGAAAGTCACCGTGCTAACGGACGTTTTGACCGCTTTATTGGTACTTCATTGTATTGGACGCCTGCATATATTGAATACTTCCGAGATCGTTTCCAGAATATCGATACGCGCGTTACCTATGGTGTTTTTATCGGTTACTACATCGCGGATAATAAAACTTTTACCTGGAGCGTGAGTGGCGGCCCTGGCTATCAATATCAAGAATTTACCACTGCGCCTGTGGGACAGGATTTGACCCAAGAGACTCCCGCCTTTCTGGCCGAATCGAATTTAAAGTGGGATATCACCGACGATATTACCTATGAGCTGACCTACCAGCCACAGTTTACCAACGAAGAAACGGGGCGCTATAAGCATTATTTAGAAAGTGGCCTGAAGCTGGATGTTACCGACAAGCTGGCCGTGGACTTTACCTACACGTGGGATAGAACTGAGAAACCTCAAGTGGATGAGGATGGGTTGCTACCGGAAAAAGACGATTACACTATGTCGGTCGGGGTAACTTGGAATTATTAA